Proteins encoded together in one Microbacterium sp. ABRD28 window:
- a CDS encoding HAD-IIA family hydrolase, protein MALFGRRGAGPTPLDGVDVLLADLDGVVYAGAGALPYAVTSLTRARDGRRLAYITNNASRPDTAVAEHLTSLGLPTAAEEVVTSPQAAMRLLTARVEAGSRILVVGGEGLTREVEKAGFVVTRSAADEPAAVVQGFAPEVGWLQLAEAAYALKVPEEDGGIPWIATNTDWTIPQARGVAPGNGTLVSAVHTAVGRLATVAGKPETPIFEEAVSRFGAHHPLFIGDRLDTDILGAGRAGIDSALVLTGIDRPKQVLAAPPGSRPTYLLGDLRELHEPYPAVRVSGDTVTVGRARVRIDGGDVLIDSDGDRPIDLLRAGATAIWNTGRAIFGFRVPERLYADPFHRP, encoded by the coding sequence ATGGCACTGTTCGGGAGACGGGGCGCGGGGCCCACGCCGCTCGACGGCGTGGACGTGCTCCTCGCGGATCTCGACGGTGTCGTCTACGCGGGTGCCGGAGCCTTGCCGTATGCAGTGACCTCGCTCACGCGGGCCCGTGACGGTCGGCGCCTCGCCTACATCACGAACAACGCCTCGCGCCCGGACACCGCGGTCGCGGAGCACCTCACGTCACTCGGGCTCCCCACTGCGGCGGAGGAAGTGGTGACGAGCCCGCAGGCAGCCATGCGGCTTCTTACGGCACGCGTCGAAGCCGGTTCGAGGATTCTCGTTGTGGGCGGCGAGGGATTGACACGGGAGGTCGAGAAGGCCGGCTTCGTTGTGACCCGCAGCGCGGCCGATGAACCTGCGGCAGTCGTGCAGGGTTTCGCGCCGGAGGTCGGGTGGCTGCAGCTGGCCGAAGCGGCGTACGCCCTGAAGGTTCCCGAGGAGGACGGCGGGATCCCGTGGATCGCCACGAACACCGACTGGACGATTCCGCAGGCGCGCGGTGTCGCGCCCGGCAACGGCACGCTCGTATCCGCTGTGCACACGGCGGTCGGCCGACTGGCGACGGTCGCCGGGAAGCCGGAGACGCCGATCTTCGAGGAGGCGGTGTCGCGGTTCGGTGCGCACCATCCTCTGTTCATCGGTGACCGGCTCGACACCGATATTCTCGGTGCTGGGCGGGCCGGCATCGATTCTGCTCTCGTCTTGACCGGCATAGACCGACCCAAGCAGGTGCTCGCCGCACCGCCCGGATCGCGGCCCACGTATCTTCTCGGCGATCTGCGGGAGCTGCACGAGCCTTACCCTGCCGTCCGCGTGTCGGGCGACACCGTCACGGTGGGTCGGGCGCGTGTGCGGATCGACGGCGGCGACGTGCTCATCGACAGCGACGGCGACCGGCCGATCGACCTGCTTCGTGCCGGCGCGACGGCGATCTGGAACACGGGGCGCGCGATCTTCGGATTCCGTGTGCCCGAGCGGCTCTACGCCGACCCGTTTCACCGGCCGTGA
- a CDS encoding glycosyltransferase family 2 protein has translation MLVAVIPAHNEAAGIGAAIQGLRQQSTPPDHIVVVPDNCTDDTAAVAADLGVDVWPTTGNTAKKAGALNQVLAVMLNELDDDDLVLVQDADSALDAAFITTALRALASPRIGAVGGVFRGSGGGGFVGHLQRNEYARYGRDVRRLDGRCLVVTGTAAVMRAAVLREISRARERGALPSGDGHGGVYDTTVLTEDNELTFAIKHLGYEVLSPAGCTLVTEVMPSWTELWRQRLRWKRGAVENCVQYGLTRVTWPYWGRQLLTMVGCVVTYLYLATIVVAVVTGQWGLQPFWLCVTAIFVVERIVTLRDRGWRYMLPAALMYELLLDVFLQLVHTKAYFDALTRRQRAW, from the coding sequence ATGCTTGTTGCGGTCATCCCGGCCCACAACGAGGCGGCGGGGATCGGCGCTGCCATCCAGGGGCTGCGACAGCAGAGCACGCCCCCCGATCACATCGTGGTGGTCCCCGACAACTGCACCGACGACACCGCTGCCGTTGCGGCGGACCTCGGTGTCGACGTATGGCCGACGACGGGCAACACCGCGAAGAAGGCGGGCGCCCTCAACCAGGTGCTCGCCGTGATGCTGAACGAGTTGGACGATGACGACCTCGTCCTGGTTCAAGACGCCGACTCCGCCCTGGACGCAGCGTTCATCACCACGGCGCTGCGCGCACTCGCCTCCCCCCGGATCGGCGCCGTCGGGGGCGTCTTCCGCGGATCGGGGGGAGGCGGGTTCGTCGGTCACCTGCAACGCAACGAATACGCCCGTTACGGGCGCGATGTGCGGCGCCTGGATGGCAGATGTCTCGTCGTCACGGGAACCGCAGCGGTGATGCGAGCCGCCGTCCTCCGCGAGATCAGCCGCGCCCGCGAGAGGGGCGCTCTTCCTTCCGGAGATGGCCACGGCGGCGTGTACGACACGACCGTCCTCACCGAGGACAACGAACTGACCTTCGCCATCAAGCATCTCGGCTACGAGGTGCTCAGTCCCGCCGGCTGCACGCTCGTGACGGAGGTGATGCCCAGTTGGACGGAGCTCTGGCGTCAGCGTTTGCGATGGAAGCGCGGGGCGGTGGAGAACTGCGTGCAGTACGGGCTGACGCGGGTGACGTGGCCCTATTGGGGACGGCAGCTCCTGACGATGGTCGGCTGCGTGGTGACGTACCTGTATCTCGCGACCATCGTGGTCGCCGTGGTCACGGGCCAGTGGGGCCTGCAGCCTTTCTGGCTGTGCGTCACCGCGATCTTCGTGGTCGAACGCATCGTCACGCTGCGCGACCGCGGCTGGCGCTACATGCTGCCTGCGGCACTCATGTACGAACTGCTGCTGGATGTGTTCCTGCAGCTTGTTCACACCAAGGCCTACTTCGACGCGTTGACCCGACGTCAACGCGCGTGGTGA
- a CDS encoding LuxR family transcriptional regulator — protein sequence MTVYDPSSPMPGAMNSTEADEGWNLALSRGDAALRAWVLSHPTDLWSEDIGLLLAMAATYRWEGAAGAWRALPYLEKAEILIEARPETSGRLRASAAILRCLVQRSHGDLFAALHSADAALEILSSSHSDIRDRLDLRSAALLKRGTIRVLTGDLFRARGDLERGLRDADATLTPHKRIEALGFLAIVEVFTGSVTEAHRVMRTARPLADRMPGGLWTAPLEIAEMLIAAERDELRHHAPALRRLMSEVDGSEFEFLARHLQVLLAEECDDLEGRFEAIRRMRVIERESTGAALLGVIRMGDRAQALMRAGDLARAAVVLRDESDPAHLVCGAALRARAALAIGEPHRAVDEIRNCFLDEDHPIRSLTYAAAIDAQARVLLGDLRSADAAFRFLLRECARSGALRAFRKVPGRVLSLLIERATRDDLDTAERALLELLASTVDAAGDIADEAIALSPRERMVLARLAAGESPRTIAQSLHVSLNTVKTQLRSVYRKLGASTRDGALERARSLGVLTT from the coding sequence TTGACGGTCTACGATCCGTCATCGCCCATGCCCGGGGCGATGAATTCCACCGAGGCAGACGAGGGCTGGAATCTGGCCCTGAGCAGGGGGGACGCCGCGCTGCGCGCGTGGGTGCTGTCCCATCCCACGGATCTCTGGTCCGAGGACATAGGTCTGCTGCTTGCCATGGCCGCGACCTATCGATGGGAAGGAGCCGCCGGCGCGTGGCGGGCGTTGCCCTACCTCGAGAAAGCCGAGATCCTGATCGAGGCCAGGCCTGAGACGAGCGGCCGGCTGCGCGCGTCAGCTGCGATTCTGCGCTGCCTCGTGCAGCGCTCCCACGGCGACCTGTTCGCGGCTCTCCACTCCGCCGACGCCGCCCTCGAGATCCTCTCCTCGTCGCACAGCGATATTCGCGATCGGCTCGACCTGCGGTCGGCCGCCCTGCTCAAACGGGGCACGATCCGCGTCCTGACGGGAGATCTGTTCCGCGCGCGCGGCGACCTCGAGCGCGGTCTGCGGGACGCGGACGCCACCCTGACTCCGCACAAGCGCATCGAAGCTCTCGGCTTCCTCGCGATCGTCGAGGTCTTCACGGGAAGCGTCACCGAGGCGCACAGGGTCATGCGCACAGCGCGACCCCTCGCCGACCGTATGCCCGGCGGGCTGTGGACAGCGCCGCTGGAGATCGCCGAGATGCTCATCGCCGCCGAGCGCGACGAGCTCAGACACCACGCGCCTGCGCTCCGTCGTCTGATGAGCGAAGTCGACGGATCGGAATTCGAGTTCCTGGCGCGGCACCTGCAGGTACTCCTGGCGGAGGAGTGCGATGACCTCGAGGGCCGTTTCGAGGCGATCCGCCGGATGCGAGTGATCGAACGCGAGAGCACCGGGGCGGCCCTCCTCGGCGTCATCCGCATGGGAGATCGCGCGCAGGCGCTCATGCGCGCCGGCGACCTCGCGCGGGCTGCCGTCGTGCTGCGTGACGAATCCGATCCCGCACACCTGGTGTGCGGCGCAGCCCTGCGGGCTCGCGCAGCGCTCGCGATCGGCGAACCGCACAGGGCGGTGGACGAGATCCGGAACTGCTTCCTCGACGAGGATCACCCGATCCGGTCCCTGACCTACGCCGCGGCGATCGATGCGCAGGCGCGCGTGCTTCTCGGCGATCTCCGCTCCGCGGACGCCGCCTTCCGATTCCTCCTTCGCGAGTGCGCCAGGAGCGGAGCCCTCCGCGCCTTCCGGAAGGTGCCCGGCAGGGTTCTCTCCCTTCTCATCGAACGAGCGACGCGCGACGATCTCGACACGGCGGAGCGAGCACTGCTCGAGCTCTTGGCGTCGACCGTCGATGCTGCGGGCGACATCGCCGATGAAGCCATCGCGCTCAGCCCCCGAGAACGGATGGTCCTCGCGCGGCTCGCTGCCGGAGAATCCCCGCGCACGATCGCACAGTCGCTTCACGTCTCCCTCAACACCGTCAAGACGCAGCTGCGAAGCGTGTATCGAAAGCTGGGAGCCTCCACGCGTGACGGCGCGCTCGAACGCGCGCGGAGTCTCGGTGTCCTGACCACCTGA
- a CDS encoding TlyA family RNA methyltransferase → MTDRLDAALAARGLARSRTHAASLISAGAVRVGGIEIRKASHRVADDAVIDVAATDHYVSRGAVKLVAALDAFDVDPRGRVALDLGASTGGFTQVLREQGARTVVAVDVGHGQLDGRIRADAAVVVVEGFNAREMTPEDWRSWSADTTGPAIVVGDLSFISLRHILPAIARVAAASADVVLLVKPQFEVGRTGVREGLVTDPSARADAVAGVLWSAWDSGFGTEGVIASPLLGARGNREFLIHLRPGAGQNPTEWLKTVNDVAGER, encoded by the coding sequence ATGACCGATCGTCTCGACGCGGCCCTGGCTGCCCGGGGTCTGGCGCGTTCTCGCACGCATGCCGCCTCGCTGATCTCCGCCGGAGCGGTGCGGGTCGGCGGCATCGAGATCCGGAAGGCTTCCCACCGCGTCGCCGACGACGCGGTCATCGACGTCGCCGCGACCGATCACTACGTCAGCCGCGGTGCGGTCAAGCTCGTCGCGGCCCTCGATGCCTTCGACGTCGATCCCCGGGGACGCGTCGCGCTCGATCTCGGAGCATCCACGGGCGGCTTCACGCAGGTGCTTCGCGAGCAAGGCGCCCGTACGGTGGTCGCCGTCGACGTGGGTCACGGTCAGCTCGATGGGCGCATCCGTGCCGACGCCGCAGTCGTCGTCGTGGAGGGCTTCAATGCGCGCGAGATGACTCCTGAGGACTGGCGGTCGTGGTCGGCGGACACGACCGGCCCGGCGATCGTCGTCGGGGACCTCTCCTTCATCTCGCTGCGCCATATCCTCCCGGCCATCGCCCGTGTCGCGGCGGCATCGGCCGATGTCGTGCTGCTGGTGAAGCCGCAGTTCGAGGTCGGCAGGACCGGGGTGAGGGAGGGGCTGGTGACAGACCCCTCCGCGCGTGCCGACGCGGTCGCCGGTGTGCTGTGGAGCGCGTGGGACAGCGGCTTCGGGACGGAGGGCGTCATCGCCTCGCCCCTCCTCGGTGCGCGTGGCAACAGGGAGTTCCTCATCCACCTCCGACCGGGGGCGGGGCAAAACCCGACAGAATGGCTCAAGACCGTGAACGACGTGGCAGGGGAGCGATGA
- a CDS encoding NAD kinase: protein MTEPERNILVVAHAHRPATIDAATRVITALNAAGARPVLPADDTAEMRLLTERLFRAEEPEASRARIGRLGDDVAIDDIELAIVLGGDGTILRAAELVREGRAPVLGINMGHVGFLAEIEPDDMDDAVRMVIARDYEVEERLTLSVRVKDASGAVVYDTWALNEATVEKASRQRMLEVVIEVDGRPLSSFGCDGVVVSTPTGSTAYNFSAGGPIIWPTVQAISVVPLSAHALFARPLVVGPEHAVAIEVLDRTDDTGILWCDGRRSHDLPPGARVVVRRATHPVRLARLHPAAFTDRLVRKFRLPVEGWRGPSTASGRERPS, encoded by the coding sequence ATGACCGAGCCGGAGCGCAACATCCTCGTCGTCGCGCACGCGCATCGGCCTGCGACGATCGACGCGGCGACCCGTGTGATCACGGCGCTGAACGCCGCCGGAGCCCGTCCCGTCCTTCCCGCCGACGACACGGCCGAGATGCGCCTGCTGACCGAGCGCCTGTTCCGCGCCGAGGAACCGGAGGCATCGCGCGCCCGCATCGGCCGGCTCGGCGACGACGTCGCGATCGACGACATCGAGCTGGCGATCGTCCTCGGCGGCGACGGCACGATCCTCCGCGCGGCCGAACTCGTCCGCGAAGGCCGCGCACCTGTCCTCGGGATCAACATGGGCCACGTCGGCTTCCTCGCTGAGATCGAGCCGGATGACATGGACGACGCCGTGCGCATGGTCATCGCGCGCGACTACGAGGTCGAGGAGCGCTTGACCCTGTCGGTTCGGGTGAAGGATGCCTCGGGTGCCGTGGTGTACGACACATGGGCGTTGAACGAGGCGACCGTGGAAAAGGCGAGCCGCCAGCGGATGCTCGAGGTCGTGATCGAAGTCGACGGGCGACCGCTGTCGAGTTTCGGATGCGACGGGGTCGTCGTGTCGACTCCGACCGGGTCGACGGCGTACAACTTCTCCGCCGGCGGCCCGATCATCTGGCCGACCGTGCAGGCCATCTCGGTGGTGCCGCTCTCGGCGCACGCTCTGTTCGCGCGACCTCTTGTGGTCGGACCCGAGCACGCCGTGGCGATCGAGGTGCTCGATCGCACCGACGACACCGGCATTCTGTGGTGCGACGGACGCCGCTCCCACGACCTGCCCCCGGGTGCCCGTGTCGTGGTGCGTCGCGCCACGCATCCGGTCCGGCTGGCTCGCCTGCATCCAGCGGCCTTCACCGACCGGCTGGTGCGCAAATTCCGTCTGCCGGTCGAGGGTTGGCGGGGCCCGAGCACCGCGTCGGGCCGCGAGCGACCGTCATGA